The Rhododendron vialii isolate Sample 1 chromosome 1a, ASM3025357v1 region GGAACATGCTTTTAGATCAACCTATCAAAGTAAAAAGACTTTAAAAATTGCACATGAAGGCAATTTGTAGTAATGTTGAATTTATGAGAAAGAAAATTATACAGTATGTACCTGTACGAAGTGATCTCCGTTCACAAGTCCAATTCCAAGAACCCTTATTTGGTCTGATGATGGAGGACGAGAATGGAGTGGAAGGAAAGTAAGGCATTGAAGTTGGGATAGGAGGACAACCACCACATTATAAGTTGAAGCTACAACGTGACCCATGTCAGGAAAAATCATCCACCTATCTTCGGGTGCAGTTCCGTCTTGAAAGAACGACAATCTATAACGCAACTTGTTAGCACCTCCGATACCAGTAATCTTTTCGTACAGGTCATAATGGTTATTCACCTCCAAGAGCAAATCATTTCGGCATGTCTTCCAATTGTGCTCGAATTGGTGCATAAAATAAGCTACCGCTCGGTACCCACAATTTCCATCACTTGTCACATCCGTTATAGATTTTACGTGCGGCCGAATTGGTTCCGGAAAGTTATTAAGGTACGGTCCTACAAAAAGGGTTCCAAGAAGTTTTGGCTTCTTCCGCCTCGGTAACTCCTTTGCCGCCTTGGGGGTTCTCACAATGGCCTTTCCCTTGGGGCTATTATCATCCACCGCattgatgctttttttttttgtggtcttGTCGGGAGTTTCCACATCCGCCATGGCATTCGCCTTGGGCCTTTTTTTCACAACTGCCTTAGCCTTAGGGGTTTTTTCCTTGACCGACTTAGGAGTTTCCAAGGATGCCTCAACATACTCAAACTCAGACGGGTTCCTACGCATTGACTTATTGACCGAACCGGACTTTCGACCGCGGGTCTGGACCTTCTGTTGGGGTGAAGACAGGGATATGGTTGATGGATTCAAAATGGGTTTCAAAGTCTTCATCCAATGCATATGGGTCATAGGGTTTTGGCCAACCATTTTGGCCATAAAGATATTCCAATCGGCATTCATTAGTTTCAAAATTGCCCCATCATCTTTATGTTTCTCAAACGAAAGCATCTTCCAATGATCATTAATCAACGACAACGGTATGGGTTCACCCCGATTCTTGAATGGAGCAATCTCGTGAGCACAAGGTAAACCATGGATTCGGCGAATAGGACAGCCACAGTCAACCTTGTCCTCCACGACCATGTCATCAATTTTCTTAATCTCCGGCAACATCAAACCCATGGCAGTCTGTGAAGTAGCTCCCCTTAAATGGTCAAAGATAGGAATTCTAAACTGGTGCTGCCAACAATTCAAACTTTTCTCAAAGCTACCCTTTATATCCGTGATTTGTAATTTAACCAAGTCGTGCATTTTAGCCCAGGCCGCCGAGAAGTTGGCTTGGCAATTCGCAACGTGGGATTTCAGCTTCGCATGTTCAGACTCAACCCTGTGGAAATGGTAAAGGAAAGTTTTAGGCATCGAAATATCAATATCTAATTGTGAAAAGATATGGACACAGTGAAACATGCATATGGTGCTAGCCATTTACCTATTGCTTGTCAGGTTGCCAAAGTGCATTACATTGTTCGTCCAAGCTGATACAAATTTCTGCCTATACGGTCCCAACCAATTTGTCTCAACGTACAGAAGCGCATCTGGATATAGCACAAACTCCCGCTTCATTGTACAAAGTGTTTGCTCGTATAAAGATATAGTCGGTGAGTACACCAGTGAATCCCAAGCATGCTTAAATAGAGCCCAAGTCGTCTCATCAAACATCTTTCTACATTTGGCATATACATTTTGCCCAATATGCCATCGAC contains the following coding sequences:
- the LOC131328831 gene encoding PKS-NRPS hybrid synthetase cheA-like is translated as MEGSSPSIDPFFDPLVGFDFEIESNFIDNHIMGEEKNDIVMDTVSWKPREEFFKGFVDVSGSNRMNRMNRIKHSSVVGYRILNMFSTCSYRNLMYLLKCYVILAMPNVRQLGDASTHGSHIGPVTIAPECTTENVSAHGSHIGPMALYDLTREFTTENVFASEDMLRDWITSTGKENGFVIIIKSAERMTKNRRPRMRFACERGGKFRPFINKAKDKGGNVKENGNGKEAKAKKIARVTGTKKCECPFQLRCVKGLEGWTVTVYNGNHNHPPAKQLEGHAYPARLSLEQSNMLVDMCVSSLSTPREILSLIKGKDEFNVSSIKTIYNARYKHGFKDRAGRSQMQYLLAKLQEYGYIEFNRKDDNDCVKDLFWSHPTSGDMLRAFPRVLLMDCTYKTNRYRFPLLQIVGITSTERTFSAAFAFIDGEKEENYTWVLEKLKSIMDPAALPGVIVTDRELALVNAITRVFPTASHLLCRWHIGQNVYAKCRKMFDETTWALFKHAWDSLVYSPTISLYEQTLCTMKREFVLYPDALLYVETNWLGPYRQKFVSAWTNNVMHFGNLTSNRVESEHAKLKSHVANCQANFSAAWAKMHDLVKLQITDIKGSFEKSLNCWQHQFRIPIFDHLRGATSQTAMGLMLPEIKKIDDMVVEDKVDCGCPIRRIHGLPCAHEIAPFKNRGEPIPLSLINDHWKMLSFEKHKDDGAILKLMNADWNIFMAKMVGQNPMTHMHWMKTLKPILNPSTISLSSPQQKVQTRGRKSGSVNKSMRRNPSEFEYVEASLETPKSVKEKTPKAKAVVKKRPKANAMADVETPDKTTKKKSINAVDDNSPKGKAIVRTPKAAKELPRRKKPKLLGTLFVGPYLNNFPEPIRPHVKSITDVTSDGNCGYRAVAYFMHQFEHNWKTCRNDLLLEVNNHYDLYEKITGIGGANKLRYRLSFFQDGTAPEDRWMIFPDMGHVVASTYNVVVVLLSQLQCLTFLPLHSRPPSSDQIRVLGIGLVNGDHFVQVDLKACSPVPPIANNWFKFRWEEANEWETLFSAEMEAFKAIIGSDVATAESIDVD